From the Prunus dulcis chromosome 4, ALMONDv2, whole genome shotgun sequence genome, one window contains:
- the LOC117626222 gene encoding receptor-like protein 3: MAHGFLLFLLFSYIISTNIHACKQAESSSLLSFASTLSSPSLNWTSIDCCRWEGITCNKDGWVTHLLLPSKGLKGGLLPSSLANLTHITHLNLSHNSLYGSLETQFFLSLNRLEILDLSYNFLSGELPLSLQSSNIQTLDLSSNHFHGAIPSSFFQQASNLTSFNVSNNIFKGYVPSSICPHSSPFLRLLDFSYNEFSGNLPPGLGACSELQIFRAGHNNLSGLLPEDIYNATKLKEIALPLNALRGAISDKIVNITNLAILDLYFNQFSGELPFNLGKLSELKFVTLDFNNLKGALPPSLMNCTNLVELRLGSNNLEGDISMLDFSRLSQLTKLDLRYNNFTGMFPVSLYSCRSLKAIRLSGNHLEGEIQTEIISLKSLSFLSLGYNRFTNLTGAMKILMSCKSLQALMLTGSFKGEGMPSDDDMVDFDGFQNLRVLGLVDSNLTGQIPVWLSKLRNLEVLGLRLNQMTGPIPSWLGTLPRLFFISLGHNRISGEFPKQLCRLPRLLYQPIAPQVDQFEFDLPIIGGATENHIFPPYKLSFIAATIDLSNNNIIGDIPTEIGQLQLLRWLFLNSNNFSGVIPDQISNLKNLEVLDLSTNHLSGKIPLSLASLNFLKDFNVSYNNLQGPIPTGTQLQSFNASAFERNPKLCGAPLPNKCGLNKGIDVDNKNNKDVDNGLHQLPWFYIFTALGFIVGFWGVCGSLIINKT, translated from the coding sequence ATGGCTCATggcttccttctcttcctcttattCTCTTACATTATATCTACAAATATTCATGCCTGCAAACAAGCTGAAAGCAGCTCACTCCTGTCCTTTGCCTCCACTCtatcttctccttctttaAATTGGACATCCATTGACTGCTGTCGTTGGGAGGGCATCACTTGTAATAAAGATGGTTGGGTCACCCATTTGCTCTTACCTTCCAAAGGGCTCAAGGGAGGTCTCTTGCCTTCTTCACTTGCAAATCTCACACATATTACCCACTTGAATCTTTCCCATAATTCACTATATGGTTCACTTGAAACTCAGTTCTTCTTGTCTTTGAATCGACTCGAGATCCTTGATTTGAGCTATAACTTTCTTTCTGGAGAGCTACCACTTTCTCTACAATCCAGCAATATCCAGACACTGGATTTGTCCAGCAATCACTTTCATGGTGCAATTCCATCTTCATTCTTCCAACAAGCAAGCAACTTGACAAGTTTCAATGTCAGCAACAATATCTTCAAAGGGTATGTCCCATCCTCTATTTGTCCCCATTCTTCTCCCTTCCTTAggctattggatttttcttaCAATGAATTCAGTGGCAACCTTCCTCCTGGGCTAGGGGCGTGTTCTGAACTGCAGATTTTTCGAGCCGGTCACAATAACCTCTCAGGATTACTTCCAGAAGATATCTATAATGCTACCAAACTTAAAGAAATTGCATTACCTCTCAATGCACTACGTGGAGCCATTAGTGATAAAATTGTCAACATCACCAACCTTGCAATCCTTGACCTCTACTTTAATCAATTCAGCGGCGAGCTTCCCTTCAATTTGGGGAAACTCTCCGAGTTGAAGTTTGTGACCCTTGatttcaacaatttaaaaGGTGCTTTGCCTCCGTCTTTGATGAATTGCACAAACCTTGTAGAACTGCGTTTGGGATCCAACAATTTAGAAGGAGATATCTCCATGCTTGATTTCTCCCGACTTAGTCAACTCACTAAACTTGACCTGAGGTACAATAATTTCACGGGTATGTTTCCAGTAAGCCTTTACTCATGTAGGTCCCTAAAAGCCATTCGATTGAGTGGAAATCATCTAGAGGGAGAAATACAaactgagattatttcattgaaaTCCTTGTCCTTCTTGTCGCTTGGTTACAACCGATTCACCAACCTCACAGGCGCAATGAAGATATTGATGAGTTGCAAAAGTCTTCAAGCACTTATGCTTACTGGTTCCTTTAAAGGTGAGGGAATGCCATCTGATGATGACATGGTTGATTTTGATGGATTCCAAAATCTTCGAGTATTGGGTTTGGTTGATTCTAACCTCACTGGTCAAATACCTGTATGGTTATCAAAGCTCAGGAATCTAGAGGTCTTGGGTTTGCGTTTAAATCAAATGACAGGGCCAATTCCAAGTTGGTTGGGGACTCTTCCTAGACTGTTTTTTATAAGCTTGGGACACAATCGAATTTCAGGTGAATTTCCAAAGCAACTTTGTAGACTACCAAGGTTGCTTTATCAACCTATTGCACCTCAAGTAGAccaatttgaatttgacttGCCTATCATCGGCGGCGCAACCGAAAATCACATTTTTCCACCGTATAAATTGTCCTTCATTGCAGCAACGATAGACTTATCtaacaataatattattgGTGATATACCTACTGAGATCGGCCAATTACAGCTTCTCCGCTGGCTATTTCTGAACTCCAACAACTTCTCCGGTGTCATTCCAGACCAAATATCAAACCTAAAAAATTTAGAGGTTTTGGATCTCTCAACGAATCATTTGTCTGGAAAAATCCCATTGTCATTGGCGAGCCTTAATTTCTTGAAAGATTTTAATGTCTCATACAATAATCTCCAAGGACCAATACCAACTGGCACCCAGCTCCAAAGCTTCAACGCTTCTGCCTTTGAGAGGAATCCAAAACTTTGTGGTGCCCCACTTCCAAATAAGTGTGGACTAAATAAGGGCATTGATGTAGataacaagaacaacaaagacGTGGACAATGGGCTTCATCAACTTCCATGGTTTTATATTTTCACTGCATTGGGGTTTATAGTAGGATTTTGGGGAGTCTGTGgttctttaattattaacaAGACATGA
- the LOC117625117 gene encoding uncharacterized protein LOC117625117, protein MSGEELAGPPAPKLLRLLYFVGAGFFCTVGINKWRELQNKSILQQQQLPENAANAPE, encoded by the exons ATGAGTGGAGAAGAATTAGCGGGCCCCCCTGCCCCAAAGCTCCTCCGTCTGCTTTATTTTGTCGGCGCTGGCT TTTTTTGCACTGTTGGAATCAATAAATGGCGTGAGCTTCAGAACAAGTCAATTTTACAGCAGCAACAGCTCCCTGAAAATGCCGCAAATGCCCCTGAGTGA